The following proteins are encoded in a genomic region of Ferviditalea candida:
- a CDS encoding sensor histidine kinase, with amino-acid sequence MNSIHKKIMVLSLISWIIMAGFWLLMTYYNHKSISQYNSILQRYLLMNQVQNLSLTSMKSLNEYMDNPASSLLAQYQASLRKLQDAGGQLSSLRNDSNKLTLSSYANMLRSQIEEMNLAIMSVQGGRMDAAAAHFNEATKISKFISETTLDLLSQDISAYDEFYRGIIRQSTDLSSMGFWTLFMATFLLLLFSYQFAGGITKPILALTLAARDIARGNFDNPIEIKTNDEISFLAHTFNRMRVEIKNLITEIQNKVQIEKDLQNHKLLLKESELKSLQSQINPHFLFNTLNTISKWAYLEGSNETSRLIHSVAQLLRYNLRKLDSSVVLADEMNGLVEYLTIQKARFIDRIHYSIEMDETCKTFEMPSLTLQPFVENAFIHAIEPSESGGSIIIRAKDQELHVVIEIIDDGAGMPEEKIQAILSGTANPSFKGHSTGIGINNVIQRLRLFYGVEDIIRISSAPGSGTCVTLYLPKMKGGEGENHDQNLAG; translated from the coding sequence ATGAATTCGATCCATAAAAAAATCATGGTTTTGTCGCTGATCAGCTGGATTATCATGGCGGGCTTCTGGCTGCTGATGACGTATTACAATCATAAATCGATCAGCCAATACAACAGTATTCTGCAGCGCTATTTGCTGATGAACCAGGTTCAAAACCTGAGCTTGACTTCCATGAAATCGCTTAACGAATATATGGACAATCCGGCAAGCAGCCTGCTGGCGCAATATCAAGCCTCCTTGAGAAAATTGCAGGACGCAGGAGGGCAACTGTCCAGCTTGAGAAACGACAGCAACAAGCTGACGCTGAGCAGCTACGCGAACATGCTTCGCAGCCAAATCGAAGAAATGAATCTCGCCATCATGTCCGTGCAGGGTGGGCGCATGGATGCAGCAGCCGCTCACTTCAACGAAGCAACCAAAATTTCCAAGTTTATTTCAGAAACGACCCTGGATTTGTTGAGCCAGGATATCTCCGCGTATGACGAATTTTACCGAGGCATTATCCGGCAAAGCACGGACTTGAGCAGTATGGGCTTCTGGACGCTCTTCATGGCCACCTTCCTTCTGCTGCTCTTCTCTTACCAGTTCGCCGGCGGCATTACCAAACCGATTTTGGCGCTGACGTTGGCGGCAAGAGACATAGCGAGAGGGAACTTTGACAATCCGATCGAGATCAAAACGAATGATGAAATCTCCTTTCTGGCCCATACCTTCAACCGAATGAGAGTGGAAATCAAAAATCTGATTACGGAAATCCAGAACAAGGTGCAAATCGAGAAGGATCTGCAAAATCATAAGCTGCTGCTGAAGGAAAGCGAGTTGAAAAGCCTGCAAAGCCAGATCAATCCCCATTTTCTTTTCAATACATTGAATACGATTTCGAAATGGGCCTATTTGGAAGGATCGAATGAAACGAGCAGACTGATTCATTCGGTCGCCCAGTTGCTGCGCTATAATTTGCGCAAACTGGACAGCTCCGTTGTGCTGGCCGACGAGATGAACGGTTTGGTTGAATATCTTACGATTCAAAAGGCCAGATTTATTGACCGCATCCATTATTCCATCGAGATGGACGAGACGTGCAAAACGTTCGAGATGCCTTCTTTGACGCTTCAGCCATTTGTCGAGAATGCCTTCATCCATGCCATCGAGCCCTCTGAAAGTGGAGGAAGCATTATCATTCGCGCAAAGGATCAGGAGCTTCATGTGGTGATCGAGATCATAGACGACGGAGCGGGAATGCCGGAGGAGAAAATTCAAGCCATTCTCAGCGGCACGGCGAATCCTTCATTTAAAGGCCATTCCACAGGCATCGGGATCAACAACGTCATTCAGAGATTGCGGCTGTTTTACGGCGTGGAAGATATCATCCGGATTTCCAGCGCGCCGGGCTCAGGCACGTGCGTGACGCTTTATTTGCCGAAGATGAAAGGAGGAGAAGGGGAGAACCATGATCAAAATCTTGCTGGCTGA
- a CDS encoding response regulator: MIKILLADDEPIERMALEKIIENGIPNTKIVGHAGNGRQAIQLAEELDPDIILMDIQMPGINGLEAIRQIRSSQQKTDHEERKFIIVSAYDEFEYARQGIRLGIKDYLLKPCLPVTIVETVQKVIRELEQEREAKAHQERMQKLLPIVETDFVIQQLYDYVHEIHLDEMMQLLGCNRDQRCYVLLLYITDRAHGTEPKRELAERLHRAVKEQIHRKAKGWVGPLTGRQLPILLFVDPDQSFRSQASVTARDLLNLSVRFPSCDFFIGIGNSQESLREIKHSYQEALLSTADLGLPSRCRFFEDLPGLNRQEEHIRQTVVLEKAIVEEVRMGNMEALGQLLNQLIDLFETSGISLVEAQQRTLAMLLIASRMIRETGVNADQPIFSFQIESYPQLRVEASCLLEKLMKVIAAARNDIEPDVVATIKKYIQDHAHEDISLEMISEHVRLSPFYISKIFKEQIDVNYIDFLTECRIEKAKTLMAEGELSLKEIAYDIGYKDPNYFSRVFKKMCGITPKDYRNRIRLKQSHTDSAKK, encoded by the coding sequence ATGATCAAAATCTTGCTGGCTGACGACGAACCGATTGAGCGGATGGCCTTGGAGAAAATCATCGAGAACGGCATACCCAATACGAAAATTGTGGGACATGCGGGCAACGGGCGGCAAGCCATCCAGCTGGCGGAGGAACTTGACCCGGACATTATTTTAATGGATATTCAAATGCCGGGAATCAACGGGCTTGAAGCGATCAGGCAAATCAGAAGCAGTCAACAGAAAACTGACCATGAGGAGCGGAAATTCATCATCGTTTCCGCCTACGACGAGTTTGAATACGCCAGGCAGGGCATCCGGCTCGGCATCAAGGATTATTTGCTGAAACCGTGCCTGCCGGTGACGATTGTCGAGACCGTGCAAAAAGTCATCCGCGAGCTCGAACAGGAGCGGGAAGCAAAAGCCCATCAGGAACGGATGCAAAAATTGCTGCCGATTGTCGAAACGGATTTTGTCATCCAACAGCTTTATGACTATGTGCATGAGATCCATTTGGATGAAATGATGCAGCTGCTCGGCTGCAATCGGGATCAACGCTGCTATGTCCTTTTGCTGTATATCACGGACCGTGCCCATGGGACGGAACCGAAACGGGAATTGGCCGAGCGGCTTCACCGGGCGGTGAAGGAGCAAATCCACCGCAAAGCCAAGGGATGGGTCGGACCCTTGACGGGACGTCAGCTCCCCATTCTGCTCTTTGTCGATCCAGACCAATCGTTTCGGTCTCAAGCGTCCGTAACGGCTCGGGATTTATTGAATCTTTCCGTCCGGTTTCCGTCCTGCGATTTTTTCATCGGCATCGGCAATTCCCAGGAATCCTTGCGCGAAATCAAGCATTCCTATCAAGAGGCGCTGTTGTCGACAGCGGATTTGGGCCTTCCGTCCCGCTGCCGTTTTTTCGAGGATCTGCCCGGCCTGAACAGGCAAGAGGAACACATCCGGCAAACCGTTGTCCTGGAGAAGGCGATTGTGGAGGAGGTCAGGATGGGGAATATGGAGGCGCTCGGCCAGCTTCTGAATCAGCTGATCGACCTGTTCGAAACCTCGGGCATCAGCCTGGTTGAAGCGCAGCAGAGAACGTTGGCCATGCTGCTGATCGCCTCGAGAATGATTCGGGAAACCGGTGTGAATGCGGATCAGCCGATCTTTTCTTTTCAAATCGAATCGTATCCGCAGCTTCGCGTGGAAGCGTCCTGTCTGCTGGAAAAGCTGATGAAAGTCATCGCCGCGGCCAGAAACGACATCGAACCCGACGTTGTGGCGACAATCAAAAAGTATATTCAAGATCATGCCCATGAGGATATTTCGCTGGAGATGATTTCCGAGCATGTTCGGTTGAGTCCTTTTTATATCAGCAAAATCTTTAAAGAGCAAATCGACGTCAATTATATTGATTTTCTTACGGAATGCCGCATTGAAAAGGCGAAAACGCTAATGGCCGAAGGGGAGCTCAGCTTGAAGGAAATCGCCTACGACATCGGATACAAGGATCCCAACTATTTCAGCAGGGTGTTCAAAAAAATGTGCGGCATCACGCCGAAGGATTATCGAAATCGAATCAGATTGAAGCAATCGCATACGGATTCTGCAAAAAAATGA
- the xylF gene encoding D-xylose ABC transporter substrate-binding protein, translating into MKSWIKTSGIFILILTVILSLAVFSAGNKQTAPDSGIKTRTDSQSGKAQKTIVVGFSMDTLEEERWRKDRDYFIASVQKLGADVNVQAANSDDAKQLAQAEYLISQHVDVLVVVPHNADASAAIVAKAHAAGIKVLSYDRLIKNSSVDLYVSFDNERVGQMQAAAITKLAPKGSYALIEGADSDYNAHLFKQGQMDILQPLIDKGDIHVVYDQWTKEWEPTIALANMKNALKSNLNHIDAVLAANDSTAGAVVEALKAQGLAGKIPVSGQDADLAGCQRIIEGTQTMTVYKPIKALAEKAAELAVDLANGKSVATVRTINNGKIDVPSILLDPIAVDKTNMDATVISDGFHKKEEVYKNAGRQ; encoded by the coding sequence ATGAAAAGCTGGATCAAAACGAGCGGCATTTTTATTCTTATCCTGACGGTGATTCTTTCTCTGGCCGTCTTTTCAGCAGGGAATAAGCAGACGGCACCGGACAGCGGCATAAAGACTCGGACTGATTCGCAATCCGGTAAAGCCCAAAAAACAATCGTCGTCGGATTTTCCATGGATACGCTGGAGGAAGAGCGCTGGCGGAAAGACAGAGACTATTTTATCGCCTCCGTCCAAAAGCTGGGAGCCGACGTGAATGTGCAGGCGGCAAACAGCGATGACGCCAAGCAGCTGGCTCAAGCGGAATATCTGATCAGCCAGCATGTCGATGTTCTGGTGGTTGTCCCGCATAATGCCGACGCATCCGCGGCCATCGTGGCGAAAGCGCACGCTGCGGGTATCAAAGTGCTTTCCTATGACCGTCTGATCAAAAATTCGTCCGTCGACCTCTATGTCTCCTTCGACAATGAGCGGGTGGGACAAATGCAGGCTGCGGCCATCACGAAGCTTGCTCCTAAGGGCAGCTATGCGCTGATCGAAGGCGCCGATTCCGACTACAATGCGCATCTGTTCAAGCAGGGACAGATGGACATCCTGCAGCCGTTGATCGACAAGGGCGACATTCATGTCGTATACGACCAATGGACCAAGGAATGGGAGCCGACCATCGCTTTGGCGAATATGAAAAACGCCCTGAAGTCCAATCTGAACCATATCGACGCGGTGCTCGCCGCGAATGACAGCACCGCCGGAGCCGTCGTTGAAGCCCTAAAGGCGCAAGGCTTGGCGGGTAAAATTCCGGTCTCCGGACAAGACGCGGATTTGGCCGGCTGCCAGCGCATCATTGAAGGCACCCAGACCATGACGGTTTACAAGCCGATCAAAGCGCTTGCCGAAAAAGCGGCCGAATTGGCCGTCGATTTGGCGAACGGCAAAAGCGTAGCCACTGTAAGAACGATCAATAATGGCAAAATCGACGTCCCCTCCATCCTGCTGGATCCGATCGCAGTGGATAAAACGAATATGGATGCCACCGTCATTTCGGACGGTTTTCACAAGAAAGAAGAAGTATACAAAAATGCAGGTAGGCAGTGA
- a CDS encoding sugar ABC transporter substrate-binding protein, with product MKRGLKAISIMVVVVLLAMAAAACGSSANKVDVGIVLPTKDEPRWVQDEQRFKDALKGTNYSTEILFSQGSSAKEKDNVDSLVAKGIKVLIICPQDGDAAAAAVEGAQKAGVKVISYDRLITNTSAVDYYVTFDSVAVGKAQGQYLIDHAKGKGEPLYLYAGAASDNNAFLFFQGAWSVLQPKIADGTFKIANSSEAVALQGNSTLTRDQESKIIGQITTNWDANEAKNKAQTNLTAAAADMKGDVAILAPNDGTARSIADVFASDKAVTSYVVTGQDAEKASVQYIIDGKQSMTVFKDVRTLVKDAMGMAVSLLDGKTPETTGSYNNGKIDVKAKQTNVIVVDKSNVKSALIDSGYYPASDFKGLQ from the coding sequence ATGAAAAGAGGCTTGAAAGCGATATCAATCATGGTGGTCGTCGTTTTGCTTGCCATGGCAGCCGCCGCATGCGGCAGCAGCGCAAACAAAGTGGATGTAGGCATTGTATTGCCGACCAAGGATGAGCCCAGATGGGTGCAGGATGAGCAAAGATTCAAGGATGCTCTAAAAGGCACGAATTACTCGACAGAAATTTTGTTCAGCCAAGGTTCCTCCGCGAAAGAAAAAGATAATGTGGATTCCTTGGTTGCCAAAGGCATCAAAGTATTGATCATTTGCCCGCAGGACGGCGACGCAGCCGCAGCGGCAGTGGAAGGGGCCCAAAAAGCAGGCGTTAAAGTCATCTCCTATGACCGACTGATCACCAACACGAGTGCAGTCGACTACTATGTCACCTTTGACAGTGTTGCAGTTGGTAAAGCGCAAGGCCAATACCTGATTGATCATGCCAAAGGCAAAGGCGAGCCGTTGTACCTGTATGCCGGGGCGGCATCCGACAACAACGCGTTCCTGTTCTTCCAAGGCGCATGGTCTGTTCTTCAGCCGAAAATTGCCGACGGCACCTTCAAAATCGCCAACTCCAGCGAAGCTGTTGCTTTGCAGGGAAATTCCACCCTGACTCGCGATCAGGAAAGCAAAATTATCGGTCAGATCACGACAAATTGGGATGCGAATGAAGCGAAAAACAAAGCGCAAACAAATTTGACGGCAGCTGCAGCCGACATGAAGGGCGATGTCGCGATCCTGGCTCCGAATGACGGAACCGCACGTTCCATCGCCGATGTATTCGCTTCGGACAAAGCCGTTACAAGCTATGTGGTTACCGGACAAGACGCGGAAAAAGCGTCCGTTCAATACATCATTGACGGCAAGCAATCGATGACCGTATTCAAAGATGTCCGCACACTTGTCAAGGACGCCATGGGCATGGCCGTTTCCCTGCTGGATGGAAAAACGCCTGAAACAACCGGATCTTACAACAATGGCAAAATCGATGTGAAAGCCAAACAAACGAACGTCATCGTTGTCGACAAGAGCAATGTCAAGAGCGCGCTCATTGATTCCGGATATTACCCGGCAAGCGATTTTAAAGGTCTGCAATAG
- a CDS encoding ATP-binding cassette domain-containing protein, with translation MGKTILEMKGISKEFTGVKALSNVNFKVEKGEIHCLVGENGAGKSTLMKVLSGVYPHGTYEGDIIFEGEVQKFSKINDSEKAGIAIIHQELALFPDLTVYENIFAGNEIRKGPFVDWNQTVVRAEAMLEKIKLNINHESLIKDLGVGKQQLVEIAKALGKDVKLIILDEPTAALNENDSENLLRLLQDLKNQGITSIMISHKLKEVLAIADKVTVLRDGQTICTLDAAKGELSESLIIKSMVGREIDDIYPKRTTHHFGEKILELCNWTAYDPKLGRNVVENVNIHVKKGEIVGIAGLMGAGRTELAQSILGNPKGYKLQGDLFFDGIKKVYRHPKEAIQAGIAYVTEDRKGNGLFLIQDIKQNITVSNLHVISSQGFINTNEEVKVSNEYKQSLNIKAPSIEQLVGNLSGGNQQKVSLAKWLFAGPKLLILDEPTRGIDVGAKFEIYTLMNKLIGEGLSIIMISSELSEVLGMSDRVYVMAEGKIKGELSAEEADQEKIMQLATL, from the coding sequence ATGGGCAAAACCATCTTGGAAATGAAGGGAATATCCAAAGAATTCACGGGGGTCAAAGCGCTTTCCAATGTCAACTTCAAAGTGGAGAAAGGCGAGATTCATTGCCTTGTCGGTGAGAACGGCGCCGGAAAGTCCACCTTGATGAAAGTGCTGAGCGGCGTATATCCGCATGGAACCTACGAGGGTGACATCATCTTCGAAGGAGAGGTTCAAAAATTCTCCAAAATCAACGACAGCGAGAAAGCGGGCATTGCCATCATTCATCAGGAATTGGCGCTGTTTCCCGACCTTACGGTATACGAAAATATATTTGCCGGCAATGAAATCAGGAAAGGTCCGTTTGTGGACTGGAATCAAACGGTTGTGCGCGCCGAAGCCATGCTGGAAAAAATCAAGCTGAATATCAATCATGAGTCGCTCATTAAAGATTTGGGCGTCGGCAAGCAGCAGTTGGTTGAAATCGCAAAAGCGCTGGGCAAGGATGTCAAGCTGATCATCCTGGACGAACCGACAGCCGCGCTGAATGAAAATGACAGCGAAAATTTGCTCAGGCTTCTGCAGGATTTGAAAAACCAAGGAATTACCTCCATCATGATTTCACATAAATTGAAGGAAGTTTTGGCCATAGCCGATAAAGTCACGGTCTTGCGCGACGGTCAGACGATCTGCACATTGGACGCGGCGAAAGGGGAGCTTTCGGAAAGCTTGATTATCAAAAGCATGGTCGGCCGTGAAATCGACGACATTTATCCCAAGAGAACAACTCATCATTTTGGAGAAAAAATCCTTGAACTCTGCAACTGGACGGCCTATGACCCCAAGCTGGGCCGCAATGTCGTGGAAAATGTGAATATCCATGTCAAAAAAGGGGAAATCGTCGGCATTGCCGGTTTAATGGGAGCCGGGCGGACAGAATTGGCACAGAGCATTTTAGGCAATCCGAAAGGCTATAAATTGCAAGGCGATTTATTTTTCGACGGAATCAAAAAAGTGTACCGGCATCCGAAAGAAGCGATTCAAGCAGGGATTGCCTATGTTACGGAAGATCGAAAAGGAAACGGATTATTCTTGATTCAAGATATCAAGCAAAATATTACCGTCTCCAATCTTCATGTGATTTCTTCGCAAGGATTTATCAATACCAATGAAGAAGTCAAGGTTTCCAATGAGTATAAACAATCGTTGAACATAAAAGCGCCTTCGATTGAACAGCTGGTCGGAAATTTGAGCGGCGGCAACCAGCAGAAGGTGTCGCTGGCCAAGTGGCTGTTTGCAGGGCCGAAGCTGCTGATTCTGGACGAACCGACCCGCGGAATCGATGTGGGAGCGAAATTTGAAATTTATACGCTCATGAACAAGCTGATCGGCGAAGGGTTGAGCATCATCATGATCTCATCCGAACTGTCCGAGGTGCTGGGCATGAGCGATCGAGTATATGTAATGGCTGAAGGCAAAATTAAGGGCGAGCTGTCTGCGGAAGAAGCGGATCAGGAAAAAATCATGCAGCTGGCCACGCTATAG
- a CDS encoding sugar ABC transporter permease — protein sequence MNIVNEARSLLKANIREYGMYIALFVIMLTFSILTDGLFMSSRNISNLIDATGYIAVLAVGMTLVIVIRHIDLSVGFASGFLGAIAAILLTQAGAPVYLTIPIILVLGVGIGLINGFLVAQVGIPAFVATLAGMLFFRGALLQVTEKTGTIIIKNDHFNAIGNGFIPAIAKVHGMNLLSLIIGGLIIAAYIFGELSKRRNKLKYKFEVISKSMFSIKLVFVSFIIAYITWILANYNGFSWTVIIVLIVVAIYHVLTTSTVLGRHIYAVGSNPEAANLSGISVKKITYFVFASMGLLTGLSGILFTARLQSATTTAGTLFELDAIAAAFVGGVSAAGGVGKVTGSIIGAIVMSSLSNGMNLMGVGISYQYMIRGLVLAAAVIFDVATRKKRG from the coding sequence GTGAATATTGTTAACGAAGCGAGATCGCTGCTTAAAGCGAATATTCGCGAATACGGCATGTATATCGCGCTGTTTGTCATCATGCTGACCTTTTCCATCCTGACGGACGGGCTTTTCATGTCCTCCAGAAACATCAGCAATTTGATCGACGCTACAGGCTACATTGCCGTGCTGGCTGTCGGCATGACGCTGGTCATAGTCATTCGGCACATTGATTTGTCGGTTGGATTCGCCTCCGGATTTTTGGGCGCAATAGCTGCGATCCTTCTCACTCAGGCCGGCGCTCCCGTTTATTTGACGATTCCCATTATCCTGGTCTTAGGAGTCGGGATCGGTTTAATCAACGGCTTCCTGGTTGCCCAAGTGGGCATACCGGCGTTTGTGGCTACCCTTGCAGGGATGCTGTTTTTCAGAGGGGCGCTCCTGCAGGTGACGGAAAAAACAGGAACGATCATTATTAAAAACGACCATTTTAACGCTATCGGCAACGGATTTATTCCCGCGATCGCAAAAGTGCACGGCATGAATCTGCTTTCCCTGATTATCGGCGGGTTGATCATTGCCGCTTACATCTTCGGCGAATTATCGAAGCGAAGAAACAAGCTGAAGTACAAGTTTGAAGTGATCTCGAAAAGCATGTTTTCTATAAAGCTGGTATTTGTTTCCTTCATCATTGCCTATATCACCTGGATTTTGGCGAATTACAACGGATTTTCCTGGACGGTGATCATCGTGCTGATCGTCGTTGCGATTTATCACGTTTTGACGACTTCCACCGTTCTCGGCAGGCATATTTACGCGGTGGGCAGCAATCCGGAAGCCGCGAACTTAAGCGGAATCAGCGTGAAGAAGATCACTTACTTCGTATTTGCTTCCATGGGGCTGCTTACGGGACTGTCGGGCATTCTCTTTACCGCGCGCTTGCAGTCCGCCACGACGACGGCGGGTACATTATTCGAGCTCGACGCGATTGCGGCAGCATTCGTAGGCGGCGTATCCGCAGCCGGAGGTGTCGGCAAAGTGACGGGCTCAATTATCGGAGCCATTGTCATGTCCTCTCTCTCCAACGGGATGAATTTGATGGGAGTCGGCATTTCCTATCAATATATGATCCGCGGGCTGGTGTTGGCCGCCGCCGTGATCTTTGATGTCGCCACGCGCAAAAAAAGGGGTTAG